The DNA sequence TGGGGCCGGAGGCCGTGCTGAAGCGCCTCATTCACGCCTGCGAAGCCCGCAAACCCCGCCCGCGCTATTACGTCACAACGCCAACCTACCTTGCCGGCGCACTGCGCCGCCTGCTGCCGACGCGCCTGCTGGATCGGATCACCGGCGCAGGTCAGGGGTTGCGCCGCGACGCTACCCCGCTACGTTCCGACCCAAGGGAAGGGAAAGATCATGTTTGAAGACCCTCTATTCATCGTCGTGCTACTGGCGGTACTGGCCGTCGCCGTGATCCTGCTGATCGGGTTGGGCGGCTTTGCCGGTGGCGGCGAATTCAACAAGCGCAACGCCAACAAGCTGATGCGCTGGCGAATCATCGCGCAGTTCATCGCAGTGCTGCTGATCCTCGGGTTCATCTGGTTGCGCGGGGGGCTGGGCTGATGGTCGTTCTCAACAAGATCTACACCCTAACCGGCGACTCCGGCACCACGGCCCTGGGCAACGGCGACCGCGTGGTCAAACACAGCGTCCGGGTCGAGGCCTATGGCACCTGCGACGAATTGAACTGTTTCGTCGGGGTGGCGCGACAGGAGGCCAAGAGCGAAACGGACGCGGCCCTCAGCCGCATTCAGAACGACCTGTTCGATCTTGGTGCCGATCTGTGCCGCCCCGACATGGCCGCCGATGACAAGGCGGACTATCCGCCGCTTCGCGTCACGACGGGACAGGTCAAACGGCTGGAAGACGAGATCGACCTGATGAACGCCGAGCTGGAGCCGCTGCGCAGTTTCGTTCTGCCCGGCGGCAGTGCGCTTGCCGCCCATCTGCATGTCTGCCGCACCGTCGCCCGCCGCGCCGAGCGCCTGACCGTTCACCTGGCGGGACAGGAGGACGTGAACGAGGCGGCGGTGAAATATCTGAACCGACTCAGCGACTGGTTCTTCGTCGCGGCGCGGATGGCAAACAACGCGGGCAAGGATGACGTGCTCTGGGTGCCCGGCGCGAACCGCGACTGACCCGGCGCTCGGGGAATGTCGGCGCTAACATCCCAAAACGCGGCGTCCCGACACCCGCAATTGCCGATTTTGTCCTGTTTTGCCACGAAAGCTTTCGCTAAACCGACACAAGACAATTCCATCGCTCGCGCCATCCGGTCGAGCAGCAACCAAGGAGAAAAACGCACATGAAGGTATTGGTGCCTGTCAAACGCGTGATCGACTACAACGTGAAGGTCCGTGTGAAATCGGACGGCTCGGGTGTCGATCTTGCCAACGTGAAAATGTCGATGAACCCGTTTGACGAGATTTCCGTCGAACAGGCGATCCGGTTGAAAGAAGCCGGACAGGCCGATGAGGTCGTCGCGGTTTCCATCGGGGTCAAGCAGGCGCAGGAAACCCTGCGCACGGCGCTGGCGATGGGCGCGGACCGTGCGATCCTGGTGGTCGCCGCCGAGGATGTGCACAACGACATCGAACCGCTGACCGTCGCCAAGATCCTCAAGGGCGTCGTCGACGAAGAGCAGCCCGGT is a window from the Sulfitobacter sp. THAF37 genome containing:
- a CDS encoding twin transmembrane helix small protein — encoded protein: MFEDPLFIVVLLAVLAVAVILLIGLGGFAGGGEFNKRNANKLMRWRIIAQFIAVLLILGFIWLRGGLG
- a CDS encoding cob(I)yrinic acid a,c-diamide adenosyltransferase, which produces MVVLNKIYTLTGDSGTTALGNGDRVVKHSVRVEAYGTCDELNCFVGVARQEAKSETDAALSRIQNDLFDLGADLCRPDMAADDKADYPPLRVTTGQVKRLEDEIDLMNAELEPLRSFVLPGGSALAAHLHVCRTVARRAERLTVHLAGQEDVNEAAVKYLNRLSDWFFVAARMANNAGKDDVLWVPGANRD